The following are encoded together in the Bactrocera neohumeralis isolate Rockhampton chromosome 6, APGP_CSIRO_Bneo_wtdbg2-racon-allhic-juicebox.fasta_v2, whole genome shotgun sequence genome:
- the LOC126761585 gene encoding uncharacterized protein LOC126761585 — MYIAMKYTMGIFALSIWFFKVCIAIKLKELSLGMLSDNVPFHLQGVQQAPPIRSQSMNPVSIPELMKVSTLTNGATSSKWPKKANEVKKQLAGTILNQKVQTQTHKRLRNKLVSDSNTTGLLLLKTQLQNMPMLMASTTLPLEILASVRKNKTLLDQQKQRARHRHKNLTTHTVVMKTANKQNKFRRGNDHKNLSQKLRRNRVRRELQESSNSKGKPKIKKQPSTSELVDNANLIIRKGTLLLLHLDNLLKDADFFLRNEEDMINWSSNCNMKSLILQKFPQNELKNLHSKTQEENKRKRDCCILRVNCTKKPDRKADDRLLYEDVIANIRNMQHIQNIH; from the exons ATGTATATAGCCATGAAATATACAATGGGAATATTCGCGCTAAGCATTTGGTTTTTCAAAGTGTGTATTGCTATCAAATTGAAAGAGTTGTCACTTGGAATGCTATCTGACAATGTACCATTTCATCTGCAAG GCGTTCAACAAGCACCGCCCATTCGTTCACAGTCAATGAACCCCGTATCAATACCAGAGTTAATGAAAGTTTCCACTCTAACAAATGGTGCAACAAGTAGCAAGTGGCCAAAGAAAGCGAACGAAGTAAAAAAACAGCTAGCAGGCACTATACTAAACCAGAAAGTTCAAACGCAAACACACAAACGTCTTCGTAATAAACTTGTAAGTGATTCAAACACAAcgggtttattattattaaagacTCAGCTACAAAATATGCCAATGTTGATGGCATCCACTACACTGCCGCTCGAAATCTTAGCGTCAGTTCGTAAAAACAAGACGCTACTTGATCAGCAAAAGCAACGGGCGAGACACCGGCACAAAAATTTGACAACCCATACTGTGGTTATGAAGACGGCTAACAAACAAAACAAGTTTCGACGAGGCAATGATCATAAAAACTTGTCGCAGAAATTGCGAAGAAATCGTGTACGTCGTGAATTACAGGAATCGTCCAACTCCAAAgggaaaccaaaaattaaaaaacaaccaTCTACCTCGGAATTAGTCGATAATGCAAATTTGATTATTCGAAAAGggactttgttgttattgcacttGGATAATCTATTGAAGGatgccgatttttttttacgtaaTGAAGAAGACATGATAAACTGGAGTTCAAATTGCAATATGAAAAGCTTAATATTGCAAAAGTTCCCGCAGAatgagttaaaaaatttacactccAAAActcaagaagaaaataaaagaaaaagagatTGTTGTATTTTAAGAGTCAATTGTACGAAAAAACCTGATCGGAAAGCGGATGATAGGCTTCTCTATGAAGATGTCATAGCAAACATCAGAAATATgcaacatatacaaaatatccATTAA